A portion of the Haemophilus influenzae genome contains these proteins:
- a CDS encoding amino acid ABC transporter ATP-binding protein, producing the protein MLKVSNIQKNFNGNHVLKGIDFEINKGEVVAILGPSGSGKTTFLRCLNLLERPEQGILEFTDGSLKIDFSQKISKADELKLRRRSSMVFQQYNLFPHRSALENVMEGMVVVQKQDKAQAREKALSLLEKVGLKNKADLFPSQLSGGQQQRVGIARALAVKPDIILLDEPTSALDPELVGEVLQTLKMLAQEGWTMIIVTHEMQFAKDVADRVILMADGYIVEQNTADKFFTCPQHERTKQFLLQAKIPLELDYYI; encoded by the coding sequence ATGTTAAAAGTAAGTAATATTCAGAAAAACTTTAATGGCAATCATGTGTTAAAAGGCATTGATTTTGAAATTAATAAAGGTGAAGTGGTCGCAATTTTAGGCCCTTCTGGTTCTGGAAAAACCACCTTTTTACGTTGTTTAAACTTGCTTGAACGACCAGAGCAAGGCATTTTGGAATTTACTGATGGCAGTCTAAAAATTGATTTTAGCCAGAAAATTAGTAAAGCAGATGAATTGAAGTTACGCCGACGTTCATCAATGGTCTTTCAGCAATACAATTTATTCCCTCATCGTTCTGCCCTTGAAAATGTTATGGAGGGAATGGTTGTTGTGCAAAAACAAGATAAAGCTCAAGCTCGTGAAAAAGCACTTAGTTTGCTAGAAAAAGTAGGGCTTAAAAATAAAGCGGATTTATTTCCATCCCAACTTTCTGGCGGTCAGCAACAGCGAGTGGGGATTGCTCGAGCCCTTGCGGTAAAACCTGATATTATTTTATTAGATGAACCTACATCGGCATTAGATCCTGAATTGGTGGGCGAAGTGTTACAAACACTAAAAATGCTCGCCCAAGAAGGCTGGACAATGATTATTGTTACTCACGAAATGCAGTTTGCGAAAGATGTCGCGGATCGTGTGATTTTAATGGCGGATGGATATATTGTAGAACAAAATACGGCAGATAAATTCTTCACTTGCCCACAACACGAGCGCACTAAACAGTTCTTGTTACAAGCAAAAATACCACTTGAGCTTGATTATTATATTTAA
- the pnuC gene encoding nicotinamide riboside transporter PnuC: MTLAARLKREFVSGWKPFEVVWLALFIIAQIWAYVQTPDSWLAMISGISGILCVVLVSKGKISNYFFGLIFAYTYFYVAWGSNFLGEMNTVLYVYLPSQFIGYFMWKANMQNSDGGESVIAKALTVKGWMTLIVVTTVGTLLFVQALQAAGGSSTGLDGLTTIITVAAQILMILRYREQWLLWIGLNILSIFLWAETPAIYLMYSAYLLNSLYGYYNWTKLVKRTN, encoded by the coding sequence ATGACTTTGGCAGCGCGTTTAAAACGAGAATTTGTTTCTGGTTGGAAACCTTTTGAGGTGGTTTGGCTTGCGCTTTTTATCATTGCGCAAATTTGGGCTTATGTACAAACACCTGATTCTTGGTTAGCAATGATTTCTGGTATCTCGGGTATTTTGTGTGTGGTATTGGTAAGTAAAGGCAAAATCAGTAATTATTTCTTTGGATTAATTTTTGCTTACACTTATTTTTATGTTGCTTGGGGATCGAATTTCTTAGGCGAAATGAATACCGTACTTTACGTATATTTGCCATCTCAATTTATTGGTTACTTTATGTGGAAAGCCAACATGCAAAATAGCGATGGTGGAGAAAGTGTAATTGCAAAAGCTTTAACTGTTAAAGGATGGATGACATTAATTGTTGTGACTACGGTTGGTACTTTGCTTTTTGTTCAAGCATTACAAGCTGCTGGTGGTAGTTCAACTGGTTTAGATGGTCTAACTACAATTATTACGGTTGCGGCACAGATTTTAATGATTTTGCGTTATCGTGAACAATGGTTGTTATGGATTGGATTAAATATTCTTTCTATTTTCTTATGGGCAGAGACACCTGCAATATACTTAATGTATTCAGCCTACTTACTTAACTCATTGTATGGTTATTATAACTGGACGAAATTAGTTAAGCGTACTAACTAA
- the pyrG gene encoding glutamine hydrolyzing CTP synthase has product MATNYIFVTGGVVSSLGKGIAAASLAAILEARGLNVTIMKLDPYINVDPGTMSPTQHGEVFVTQDGAETDLDLGHYERFIRTKMTKRNNFTTGKIYSEVLRKERRGDYLGATIQVIPHITNEIKDRVIAGAQGHDVVIVEVGGTVGDIESLPFLEALRQLAVQVGREHTLFMHLTLVPYIPTAGEVKTKPTQHSVKELLSIGIQPDVLICRSDRMIPPNERAKIALFCNVAERAVISLKDVNSIYQIPALLKSQGLDDFVCDRFRLTCPEADLTEWEQVLYKQANPVGEVTIGMVGKYTELPDAYKSVNEALKHAGLTNRLSVNIKYIDSQDVETKGVEVLKGVDGILVPGGFGYRGVEGKIRTAQYARENKIPYLGICLGMQIALIEYARNVAGLTKANSSEFDKDCEQPVVALITEWQDAEGNTEVRTDESDLGGTMRLGAQQCHLVSGSRARELYGKETIEERHRHRYEVNNTLLPQIEKAGLKVTGLSADKKLVEIIEVPNHPWFVACQFHPEFTSTPRDGHPLFAGFVKAAYENHKKSVK; this is encoded by the coding sequence ATGGCTACAAATTATATTTTCGTCACTGGCGGTGTGGTTTCATCGTTAGGTAAAGGCATTGCGGCAGCATCATTGGCGGCAATTTTAGAAGCACGTGGTTTAAACGTAACCATTATGAAGTTAGATCCATATATTAATGTGGATCCTGGTACGATGAGCCCAACCCAACACGGGGAAGTTTTCGTTACTCAAGATGGCGCAGAAACAGATTTAGATTTAGGTCATTATGAGCGTTTCATCCGCACGAAAATGACCAAACGTAATAACTTCACTACAGGTAAAATTTATTCTGAAGTATTACGTAAAGAGCGTCGTGGCGATTATCTTGGTGCAACAATTCAAGTGATTCCACATATCACTAATGAAATTAAAGATCGCGTTATTGCTGGTGCTCAAGGTCACGACGTTGTGATTGTTGAAGTGGGTGGCACTGTTGGGGATATTGAATCACTTCCATTCTTAGAAGCATTACGTCAATTAGCCGTTCAAGTTGGTCGTGAACATACGTTATTTATGCATTTAACTTTAGTGCCTTATATTCCAACGGCGGGTGAAGTAAAAACTAAACCAACCCAACATTCGGTAAAAGAATTGCTTTCTATTGGTATTCAACCTGATGTGTTGATTTGCCGTTCAGATCGTATGATTCCGCCAAATGAACGTGCGAAAATTGCTTTATTTTGTAATGTTGCAGAACGTGCAGTCATTTCATTAAAAGATGTGAATTCAATTTATCAAATCCCCGCATTATTAAAATCTCAAGGTTTAGATGATTTCGTCTGTGATCGTTTCCGTTTAACTTGCCCAGAAGCAGATCTTACTGAATGGGAGCAAGTGCTTTACAAGCAAGCCAATCCAGTGGGAGAAGTAACCATCGGTATGGTAGGTAAATACACTGAGTTACCCGATGCCTATAAATCAGTAAATGAAGCCTTAAAACACGCAGGTTTAACGAACCGTTTAAGTGTAAACATTAAATATATTGATTCCCAAGATGTTGAAACCAAAGGTGTTGAAGTATTAAAAGGCGTTGATGGCATTCTTGTTCCAGGGGGATTTGGTTATCGTGGTGTAGAGGGTAAAATTCGTACCGCACAATATGCACGAGAAAACAAAATTCCTTACTTGGGTATTTGCTTAGGTATGCAGATCGCGTTGATTGAATATGCACGTAATGTAGCGGGTTTAACTAAAGCCAATTCATCTGAATTTGATAAAGATTGTGAACAACCTGTGGTGGCATTAATCACAGAATGGCAAGATGCGGAGGGTAATACTGAAGTGCGTACCGATGAATCAGATCTTGGCGGAACAATGCGTTTAGGTGCACAACAATGTCATTTGGTATCAGGTAGCCGTGCTCGCGAGCTTTATGGCAAAGAAACCATTGAAGAGCGTCATCGTCATCGCTATGAAGTGAACAATACCTTGCTTCCACAAATTGAAAAAGCAGGATTGAAAGTAACTGGATTATCTGCAGATAAAAAATTGGTAGAAATTATCGAAGTGCCAAATCATCCTTGGTTTGTCGCTTGCCAATTCCATCCAGAATTTACTTCTACGCCTCGTGATGGTCATCCGTTGTTTGCAGGCTTTGTAAAAGCAGCCTATGAAAATCACAAAAAATCTGTGAAGTAA
- a CDS encoding cytochrome ubiquinol oxidase subunit I: MLDVVDLSRLQFALTALYHFIFVPLTLGLSFILVIMETIYVATGKEVYKDMTKFWGKLFGINFALGVTTGIIMEFQFGTNWSYYSHYVGDIFGAPLAIEALLAFFLESTFVGLFFFGWDRLSKGKHLLATYCVAFGSNLSAMWILVANGWMQAPTGSEFNFETVRMEMTNFLDLWLNPVAQSKFLHTLSAGYVTGAFFVLAISSYFLLKGRDFEFAKRSFSVAATFGFIASISVLILGDESGYDIGKAQPVKLAAMEAEFETHAAPAPFLPVAIPNTAEMKNDFAIEIPYLGGVIATRSIDKEIIGLKDLQALNETRVRSGIRAYELFTQLRAEKKANGQVNEETKAQFNEVKKDLGFGLLLKRYTNNVVDATEEQIKQAARDTIPNVGPNFWAFRAMIAAGGLIALLTFGAFVQNLRNKVTQIPLLLKVLLWGLPLPWIAIECGWFLAEYGRQPWAIYEILPVGVSASNLSTGDLWFSIGLICALYLAFIIVEMYLMFKYARLGPSALKTGKYYFEQSAK, encoded by the coding sequence ATGTTAGACGTTGTTGATCTTTCTCGCTTGCAGTTTGCTTTAACTGCGTTGTATCACTTCATTTTCGTGCCGCTAACATTGGGTTTATCCTTTATTCTTGTAATTATGGAAACTATTTATGTGGCGACAGGTAAAGAAGTTTATAAAGATATGACAAAATTTTGGGGAAAGTTATTTGGTATTAACTTTGCCCTTGGGGTGACCACCGGTATTATTATGGAATTCCAATTTGGTACTAACTGGTCTTATTATTCTCATTACGTAGGGGATATTTTTGGTGCGCCACTTGCTATTGAAGCGTTACTTGCCTTCTTCTTAGAATCCACTTTTGTGGGGTTATTTTTCTTCGGTTGGGATCGTTTATCAAAAGGAAAACACTTATTAGCAACTTATTGTGTGGCTTTCGGTTCTAATTTATCTGCTATGTGGATTTTGGTTGCAAATGGCTGGATGCAAGCACCAACAGGTTCAGAATTCAATTTTGAAACTGTACGTATGGAAATGACTAACTTCTTAGATCTTTGGTTAAACCCTGTTGCACAAAGTAAATTCTTACATACTCTTTCTGCAGGTTATGTGACAGGCGCATTTTTTGTTTTAGCCATTAGCTCATACTTTTTACTAAAAGGTCGTGATTTTGAATTTGCAAAACGTTCTTTCTCCGTAGCTGCTACTTTTGGATTTATCGCCTCTATTTCAGTGCTAATTCTTGGTGATGAATCTGGTTATGATATTGGTAAAGCACAACCAGTAAAATTAGCCGCAATGGAAGCTGAATTTGAAACTCACGCAGCACCTGCTCCATTCCTTCCAGTAGCAATTCCAAATACGGCTGAAATGAAAAATGATTTTGCGATTGAAATTCCTTATCTTGGCGGTGTAATAGCAACTCGTTCAATTGATAAAGAAATTATAGGTCTAAAAGATCTTCAAGCATTAAATGAAACTCGTGTACGTAGTGGTATCCGTGCTTATGAATTATTTACTCAACTACGCGCTGAGAAAAAAGCAAATGGTCAAGTAAATGAAGAAACCAAAGCACAATTTAATGAAGTTAAAAAAGATCTTGGTTTCGGTTTATTATTAAAACGCTATACAAACAATGTTGTTGATGCAACAGAAGAACAAATTAAACAAGCCGCTCGTGATACTATTCCAAATGTAGGCCCTAATTTTTGGGCATTTCGTGCAATGATTGCAGCTGGTGGTTTAATTGCTTTACTTACATTCGGCGCATTTGTTCAAAATTTACGTAATAAAGTCACTCAAATTCCATTATTGTTAAAAGTTCTTTTATGGGGATTGCCATTACCTTGGATTGCCATTGAGTGCGGTTGGTTCTTAGCAGAATATGGTCGTCAGCCTTGGGCTATTTACGAGATCTTACCTGTTGGCGTATCCGCTTCTAATTTAAGTACAGGCGATTTATGGTTCTCTATTGGTTTAATTTGTGCGCTTTATCTTGCGTTCATTATTGTTGAGATGTATTTGATGTTTAAATATGCGCGTTTGGGTCCAAGTGCGTTAAAAACCGGCAAATACTACTTTGAACAATCAGCTAAATAA
- the cydB gene encoding cytochrome d ubiquinol oxidase subunit II: MIDYEFLRFIWWVLVIVLLIGFSVTDGFDMGVTALLPVTGKKEVERRIMINTIAPHWDGNQVWLLTAGGAIFAAWPIVYAVSFSGFYIALVLVLAALFLRPLGFEYRAKIDNPTWRSVWDWGLFAGGFVPALVFGVAFGNLLQGVPFHFNELTQVTYTGSFFELLNPFALLCGVISLSMLVTHGANWLQMKTTEVLRDRARSVSQIGSIVTLIAFVLAGVWLYSKDGYVVTSTIDHFAPSSPMNKEVAVETGAWFRNFNEMPILWIFPALAVVAALLNAAFSKANRCGFAFFFSALTMAGVIITAAVSMFPFVMPSSSHPEQSLLMWDSTSSELTLTLMLIFAVVFVVIALAYTIWSYSKMFGRLDANFIDKNKHSLY, from the coding sequence ATGATTGATTATGAATTTCTACGTTTTATTTGGTGGGTGTTAGTTATTGTATTATTGATTGGCTTCTCTGTAACTGATGGATTTGATATGGGCGTGACCGCACTTTTACCTGTAACAGGTAAAAAAGAAGTGGAACGCCGTATTATGATCAACACTATTGCTCCCCATTGGGATGGTAACCAAGTTTGGTTATTAACTGCAGGTGGTGCAATATTTGCAGCTTGGCCAATTGTATATGCAGTATCTTTCTCAGGTTTTTACATTGCATTAGTATTAGTCTTGGCAGCGTTATTCTTACGTCCATTGGGTTTTGAATATCGTGCAAAAATTGATAATCCAACTTGGCGTTCTGTTTGGGACTGGGGATTATTCGCAGGTGGTTTTGTACCAGCATTAGTATTTGGCGTGGCTTTTGGTAATTTATTACAAGGCGTTCCATTCCATTTTAACGAATTAACTCAAGTGACTTATACAGGTTCATTTTTTGAGCTATTAAATCCATTCGCATTATTATGTGGTGTTATTAGCTTATCAATGCTTGTCACTCACGGCGCAAACTGGTTACAAATGAAAACCACTGAAGTCTTACGTGATCGTGCTCGTTCAGTAAGTCAAATTGGTTCTATTGTGACTTTAATTGCATTCGTATTAGCTGGCGTATGGTTATATTCTAAAGATGGTTATGTAGTTACTAGCACTATCGATCATTTCGCTCCATCGTCTCCAATGAATAAAGAAGTTGCTGTAGAAACTGGCGCGTGGTTTAGAAATTTCAATGAAATGCCAATTCTTTGGATTTTCCCTGCGTTAGCTGTAGTTGCTGCATTATTAAATGCTGCATTTTCTAAAGCTAATCGTTGTGGTTTTGCATTTTTCTTCTCTGCATTAACAATGGCTGGTGTGATTATTACTGCAGCAGTATCAATGTTCCCATTTGTGATGCCTTCAAGTTCACATCCTGAACAAAGTTTATTAATGTGGGATTCGACTTCAAGTGAATTAACATTAACATTAATGCTGATTTTTGCAGTTGTTTTTGTGGTCATTGCTTTAGCTTATACTATTTGGTCTTACTCAAAAATGTTTGGTCGTTTAGATGCTAATTTCATTGATAAAAATAAACACTCATTATACTAA
- a CDS encoding DUF441 domain-containing protein, whose protein sequence is MTLQLNTIALLLVILLILGVLSNNSTITISAAVLLIMQQTFLSSHIPLLEKYGVKIGIIILTIGVLSPLVSGKIQLPDLSGFVSWKMALSIAVGMLVAWLAGKGVPLMGEQPILVTGLLIGTIIGVAFLGGIPVGPLIAAGILALFLGKI, encoded by the coding sequence ATGACATTACAACTCAATACCATTGCTCTATTACTAGTGATACTTCTTATTCTTGGCGTATTAAGCAACAACAGTACAATTACCATTTCTGCTGCCGTATTACTTATCATGCAGCAAACTTTTTTATCTTCTCATATTCCTTTGCTCGAAAAATATGGCGTTAAAATTGGTATCATTATTTTAACCATTGGGGTTTTAAGCCCCTTAGTTTCAGGGAAAATTCAGTTGCCTGATTTATCAGGTTTTGTTAGTTGGAAAATGGCTCTTTCTATTGCAGTTGGAATGCTTGTGGCATGGCTTGCAGGCAAAGGTGTGCCTTTAATGGGCGAACAACCGATTTTAGTCACTGGCTTGCTTATCGGCACAATTATTGGTGTAGCATTTTTAGGTGGAATTCCCGTTGGCCCACTTATTGCTGCAGGTATATTAGCTTTATTTTTAGGGAAAATTTAA
- a CDS encoding DUF423 domain-containing protein, with translation MKNKYLTLVALSGFFCVALGAFAAHGLKNILDVKALSWIDTGLEYQMFHTIAVLAVALSALRDNKFARLSMSSWLIGILLFSGSLYALAFEASNVIVWITPIGGTLFLIGWISLAYGSFKSKSL, from the coding sequence ATGAAAAACAAATACCTTACTCTTGTTGCTTTAAGCGGATTCTTCTGTGTCGCACTAGGCGCATTTGCAGCGCATGGTTTAAAGAACATTTTAGATGTTAAAGCATTATCATGGATTGATACGGGGTTAGAATATCAAATGTTCCATACCATTGCAGTACTTGCCGTTGCATTATCTGCTTTACGTGACAACAAATTCGCCCGATTATCTATGTCTTCTTGGTTAATTGGAATCTTATTATTTAGTGGAAGTTTATACGCACTTGCTTTCGAAGCAAGCAATGTAATTGTATGGATTACGCCTATTGGCGGCACTTTATTTTTAATCGGATGGATTAGCTTAGCTTACGGAAGTTTCAAAAGTAAATCGCTATGA
- the hrpA gene encoding ATP-dependent RNA helicase HrpA has product MKNSSVKHTLTPLQQSLFSQLNDIMLVDQRRLSARIHGIGKIKSQEAQQAVAAEIQQQIEQARLRVEQRKSAVQNPIVFPESLPVSQLKVEIQKLLSEHQVIVVAGETGSGKTTQLPKMCLELGFGNLGMIGHTQPRRIAARSVAVRIAEELETELGDLVGYKVRFNDQISDDTQIKLMTDGILLAEIQNDRFLNQYSCLIIDEAHERSLNNDFILGYLKQLLPRRRDLKLIITSATIDVERFSKHFNNAPIIEVSGRTYPVEVRYRPVVEENDQDQLQGILNAVDELQAEGRGDILIFMNGEREIRDTAEALQKQNLKHTEILPLFARLSAQEQNKIFHPSGLNRIVLATNVAETSLTVPGIKYVIDPGTARISRYSYRTKVQRLPIEPISQASANQRKGRCGRVSEGICIRLYSEEDFNSRPEFTDPEILRTNLASVILQMTALGLDDIEAFPFVDAPDKRHIQDGIKLLEELGAFETVQTKSGEKRLLTRVGRQLAQLPVDPRLAKMILSAVNFGCVYEMMIIVSALSIQDPRERPQEKQQASDEKHRRFADKKSDFLAFLNLWYYLQEQQKELSKNQFRRQCQKDFLNYLRIREWQDIYHQIRLTVREMGLPINSEKAEYQQIHTALLSGLLSHIGLKEAEKQQYLGARNAHFAIFPNSVLFKKQPKWVMAAELVETSKLWGRMVAEIEPEWIEPLAEHLIKKSYSEPRWSKSRGAVIADEKVTLYGVPIVAERPVNYGAIDPTVSREIFIQSALVEGGWNTKHKFFKENQRLVQEVEELEHKSRRRDILVDDRTLFEFYDQRIGTEVVSQKHFDTWWKKEQQKDPELLNFERSFLINDNAEQVSKLDFPNFWHQGNLKLKLTYQFEPGTDADGVTVHIPLPLLNQVEMTGFDWQIPGLREELVIALIKSLPKSYRRNFVPAPNYAQAFLSRAMPLEKPLLDTLIYELRRMTGVTVEAEHWNWEQIPSHLKMTFRVVDENGKKIAESMNLDELKFNLKDRVQESISAVADDGIEQSGLHIWSFADLPQCYEQKQRSFSVKAFPAIVDEKDAVGIKLFETEFEQSVAMQQGLRRLLLLNVPSPIKYLHEKLPNKAKLGLYFTPFGRVLDLIDDCIACAVDKLIADFGGFVWDEAGFEKLRDFVRENLNEVTVDIAQKVEQILTLTYQLNQRLKGKMDFTMAFALSDIKSQLAGLVYQGFVQKSGYDRLPDLQRYLQAVDKRIDKLAQDVNRDRAAMLRVEQVQQAYQQLLAKLPKSKPISDEIAEIRYMIEELRVSLFAQQLGTKYQISDKRIANIISQY; this is encoded by the coding sequence ATGAAAAACAGCTCGGTAAAACACACATTAACTCCCTTACAACAATCTCTTTTTTCTCAATTAAATGACATTATGCTGGTGGATCAACGTCGCTTATCCGCCCGCATTCATGGTATTGGAAAAATTAAAAGCCAAGAGGCTCAACAAGCTGTTGCCGCTGAAATCCAACAGCAAATTGAACAAGCTAGATTACGTGTAGAACAACGAAAAAGTGCGGTACAAAATCCGATTGTTTTTCCAGAGAGTTTGCCCGTTAGCCAACTCAAAGTCGAAATTCAAAAACTGCTTTCTGAACATCAGGTCATCGTGGTGGCAGGGGAAACTGGTTCAGGTAAAACCACCCAATTGCCGAAAATGTGTTTGGAATTAGGTTTCGGCAATTTAGGCATGATTGGTCATACCCAGCCACGCCGTATTGCTGCTCGTTCGGTGGCGGTGCGTATTGCGGAAGAACTAGAAACGGAGCTAGGCGATTTAGTCGGTTATAAGGTTCGTTTTAACGATCAGATCAGTGATGATACACAAATCAAATTGATGACTGACGGGATTCTGTTAGCGGAAATTCAAAACGATCGTTTTCTCAATCAATATTCTTGTTTGATTATCGATGAAGCCCACGAACGTAGCCTAAATAACGATTTTATTCTCGGTTATCTGAAACAGTTGTTGCCACGTCGTCGTGATTTAAAACTTATTATCACTTCTGCAACCATTGATGTGGAACGCTTTTCTAAACACTTTAACAATGCGCCGATTATTGAAGTCTCAGGCAGAACCTATCCTGTTGAAGTGCGTTATCGTCCCGTAGTGGAAGAAAACGATCAAGATCAGCTACAAGGTATTCTGAATGCGGTGGATGAATTGCAAGCAGAAGGTCGAGGCGATATCTTGATCTTTATGAATGGAGAGCGTGAAATTCGTGATACTGCCGAAGCCTTGCAAAAGCAAAATCTAAAACACACGGAAATTCTACCGCTCTTTGCTCGATTGTCTGCACAAGAACAAAATAAAATTTTCCATCCAAGCGGTTTAAATCGCATTGTATTGGCGACCAACGTCGCAGAAACCTCATTGACCGTGCCAGGCATTAAATATGTGATTGACCCAGGTACAGCACGCATTTCCCGTTATAGCTATCGCACCAAAGTACAACGTTTACCGATTGAACCTATTTCACAGGCATCCGCTAATCAGCGTAAAGGTCGTTGTGGTCGCGTAAGTGAAGGGATTTGTATTCGTTTATATTCGGAAGAGGATTTTAATTCTCGTCCAGAGTTTACCGATCCTGAAATTCTACGCACCAATTTAGCCTCCGTTATTTTGCAAATGACGGCATTGGGTTTGGATGATATTGAAGCGTTCCCATTTGTTGATGCGCCAGATAAACGCCATATTCAAGATGGGATAAAACTGTTGGAAGAATTGGGCGCGTTTGAAACTGTTCAAACTAAATCGGGTGAAAAACGCCTATTAACTAGAGTTGGTCGCCAACTCGCTCAACTTCCAGTCGATCCGCGCCTTGCCAAAATGATCCTAAGTGCGGTCAATTTTGGCTGCGTTTATGAAATGATGATCATCGTCTCTGCGTTATCCATTCAAGATCCGCGCGAGCGTCCACAAGAAAAACAGCAAGCTTCTGATGAAAAACATCGTCGTTTTGCCGATAAAAAATCAGATTTCTTGGCTTTCCTCAATCTTTGGTATTATCTACAAGAACAACAAAAAGAATTGAGTAAAAACCAATTCCGTCGTCAGTGCCAAAAGGATTTCTTAAATTATTTACGCATTCGTGAATGGCAGGATATTTATCATCAAATTCGTTTAACCGTGCGTGAAATGGGCTTACCGATTAATTCTGAAAAAGCAGAATATCAGCAAATTCATACCGCACTTTTAAGCGGTTTGCTTTCTCATATCGGTTTAAAAGAAGCGGAGAAACAACAATATCTTGGCGCACGTAATGCCCATTTTGCGATTTTCCCCAATTCTGTGCTTTTCAAAAAACAACCGAAATGGGTGATGGCGGCAGAGTTAGTGGAAACCTCCAAACTTTGGGGGCGTATGGTGGCAGAAATCGAGCCAGAATGGATTGAGCCACTTGCCGAGCATCTCATTAAAAAATCCTATTCAGAACCGCGTTGGTCGAAATCCCGTGGCGCCGTGATTGCAGATGAAAAAGTCACACTTTACGGTGTGCCGATTGTGGCTGAGAGACCAGTGAATTACGGTGCTATTGATCCAACGGTAAGCCGTGAGATTTTTATTCAATCTGCCTTGGTGGAAGGGGGTTGGAATACCAAGCATAAATTCTTCAAAGAAAATCAAAGGCTCGTTCAAGAAGTAGAAGAATTGGAACACAAAAGCCGCCGCCGCGATATTTTGGTGGATGATCGCACATTGTTTGAATTTTACGATCAGCGTATTGGCACGGAAGTGGTTTCCCAGAAGCATTTTGATACGTGGTGGAAAAAGGAACAGCAAAAAGATCCAGAATTGCTTAATTTTGAACGTTCATTTTTGATCAATGATAATGCGGAACAAGTGAGCAAGCTGGATTTCCCGAATTTCTGGCATCAAGGTAATTTAAAACTCAAATTGACTTATCAATTTGAACCAGGTACCGATGCGGACGGCGTGACAGTACATATTCCATTGCCATTGCTCAACCAAGTGGAAATGACAGGCTTTGACTGGCAAATTCCAGGCTTGCGTGAAGAGTTGGTGATTGCGCTGATTAAATCGCTGCCGAAATCTTATCGCCGTAACTTCGTACCTGCACCTAATTATGCTCAAGCTTTTTTAAGTCGAGCCATGCCGTTGGAAAAGCCATTATTAGATACGCTGATTTATGAATTGCGTCGTATGACGGGCGTTACTGTAGAAGCGGAACATTGGAATTGGGAGCAAATTCCAAGCCATTTGAAAATGACTTTCCGTGTGGTGGATGAAAACGGTAAGAAAATTGCGGAATCCATGAATTTGGACGAGCTGAAATTCAACTTAAAAGATCGTGTGCAGGAAAGTATTTCTGCTGTGGCAGATGATGGCATTGAGCAAAGTGGGCTGCATATTTGGAGTTTTGCAGATTTACCACAATGTTACGAACAAAAACAACGTAGTTTCAGCGTCAAAGCGTTCCCCGCCATTGTAGATGAAAAAGATGCCGTAGGTATCAAACTGTTTGAAACAGAGTTTGAGCAATCGGTGGCGATGCAACAAGGTTTACGTCGTTTGTTATTGCTCAATGTGCCGTCACCGATTAAATATTTGCATGAAAAATTGCCGAATAAGGCTAAATTGGGTCTGTATTTTACTCCGTTCGGTCGCGTATTGGATTTGATCGATGACTGTATTGCTTGTGCGGTGGATAAGCTAATTGCCGATTTTGGCGGTTTTGTGTGGGATGAAGCAGGTTTTGAAAAATTGCGTGATTTCGTTCGAGAAAACCTTAACGAAGTGACCGTGGATATTGCGCAGAAAGTGGAGCAGATTCTTACTCTCACTTACCAACTTAACCAACGCCTTAAAGGCAAAATGGATTTCACGATGGCATTTGCATTATCCGACATCAAATCGCAACTTGCAGGTTTGGTGTATCAAGGTTTTGTGCAAAAGAGCGGTTATGATCGCCTACCAGATTTACAACGTTATCTGCAAGCCGTTGATAAACGCATTGATAAACTGGCTCAAGATGTGAACCGCGATCGTGCCGCGATGCTACGCGTGGAACAAGTGCAACAGGCTTACCAACAATTACTGGCTAAACTGCCAAAATCTAAACCGATTTCTGATGAAATTGCGGAAATTCGCTATATGATTGAGGAATTACGAGTGAGTTTATTTGCCCAGCAGTTGGGGACAAAATATCAAATATCGGATAAAAGAATAGCAAATATTATTAGTCAATACTAA